GGAGTCTTATTAGTTGGGTGTTTTGCATTAGTGTGTGATTCATTCATTATTGTCTTAGTGTTTGGAATTTGCATCTGCGTTTACACTAGATGAAATAATTGGATGGGAATATGCCAATTAGTCAGATGAGTGAGGAATGTTACTGTATCTACATATTAAACCAACAATGGTCTCTTCTGCAGAAATCGAAAGGATCCAGAAAGGCGAGCCCAAGAAAGAAGCTGAGACCTACCTTGACCTCTTTAGCACAAAGAATGTTCGGGTAAAGGAGAGGGTGTTGATCCCGATAAAGCAGTACCCACGCGTAAGTGAAGCTcttatttttttgtcttctaGACCAAAGGGTTTTCCTTTGAATAGTTGCGTCATGTAATAGCTATGCACTAATCTGTTGTTTCTgatttcttctgttttttttttctccatccagTTCAACTTCGTTGGAAAGATCTTGGGACCTCAGGGGAACACCATCAAACGCCTTCAGGAGGAAACTGGAGCAAAGATCTCCGTCCTTGGGAGAGGATCCATGAGGGACAAGAATAAGGTAAAGGCTTTTTGGGAACGTCTGGGTTCTCAATGAAACCCATGCCACCTCATACTGACTTTATATAAGAGTTACCTCTGAAGGACTCTATATAAGAGGAGACTGGTTGTTAATCGTGTGTTCTGTTCTCCAGGAGGAAGAGCTTAGGAAGGGAGGAGAGCCCAAATATGCTCATCTGGCGATGGAGTTGCACGTGTTCATTGAAGTGTACGCTCCTATTCCTGAGGCCTACCTGCGCATGGCCCATGCTATGGAGGAGGTCAAAAAGTTCTTGGTTCCTGTAAGTTTCCGAATCCTTGGTGTAGCTTACTTCACCCGTGATACATTTGTGTTGGAGGTTTTCTCTTTAAGATGTGTCGTGCTGCTTTTGTGGATTGGTCTCTGTTGAGCATATGATCTGGCTTCATTGGTTACATGTGTTTTCCTTACTCTTCAGGTCGATAATGTCGAGGACATCCACCAGGAGCAGTTCATGGAGATGGGCTACTTGAATGGCAACCAGGACCAAGGAGGCAGAGGCCGTGGAGGCCCAccaggcagggggaggggagccCCTCCACCCCAAATGTCTGTGCCCAGGTtggtgttctgttattttgacCATCCCTCACACTAAAAACCCCTGGGACAACTTCAAGCcgttatctgtttttttttttaacctacaTTTTAAGTATGAGTGATAAGCTGGTAGAATGTCTTATCTGTGGAAAGTTGGTTGCACATTACAATTGACAAATTGCTGAGGAGTCAATTGCATCAATTCAGTGGTCTTCCACTTAATTTGGCCATCTGCTCATCTAATTCATCACTCATGCCCTCTGTCCTTTTTACTTCCTGCCAGGGGCCGAGGGATGCTTCAACGTGGAGCAGGTCCCCGCGGTGGCGCGCAGCGAGGTGGGCCCGGTCGAGGCGGAGCTGTACGGGGAGCTCCTTCTGGCCGAGGCGGACCTCCACCCTCTGCACCCCCAGGCAGAGGGGGCGCTGCCACGCGGGCAAGGCCCTCTGCACCCCCGCCCCAGAGGATGCTTCCCTCCTCTGCGCTCTCtcatcagcaccagcaccaacagcagcagccccagcatcAGCACCAACATCCTGCAGCCCCTGAGTCCTATGAGGAATATGTAAGTCCTCCAATCAGACATGAAAACTGATTGGATAAGGCTTAAGCTGCAATATATTTTTTGCCTACGTGTGACTAGGGGTCATTGTGTGAGTTAGACCTCTGGAGTTACATTGGTGTTCAGCATGGTGTGAAAAGCCCTTATGGTTTTgtgcttgttttcttttcagccGTATGAAGAAACCTACCCCGAGGGTGCTTACGAAGGCTATGAGTACAGCCACTATAGCCAGCCTCCCCAAGCGTAAGTTTCTGCTTAACCATGTTGTCCCTGGTGTGTAATAGTGGCTGTTTGGGATATTGTGAAATATACAAATTGCATGTGTAACTGCAATGCCATTTATGTCTGCAGAGAGACGGAGTACTATGACTACGGACATGGAGAAGCGCAGGAAACCTACGAGTCTTATGGTACGGAGAAATCCAACCTACATCTCTTGTTCAGGATGTGGCTTTGTGGAATACACAGTGGTTTTATTTATGGTCAGTCGTTGCACTGTATTTTAAATGTatgcctctgtttctctttgtctgttttcttcACAGCTGAGGATGACTGGGAGGGAGGATGGGCTGCAGGTGGAGGTGGTAAACCTGCCGCTGGCCGACAGAATAAGAACGCCCCTCGCGCCCATCCCTACTCACGACCTTTCTGATTTCTCAGCCAGTTTCCTGGGCAACCACATCGTGTTCTAACTCCTTTTTAACGACTCAAAGTAATTTTTCACCTTTTCCATCCTCCTTCTCTGTGATGTTGATCAAGAGGAAAACGTGTCCCTGTAACTGTTAATGGGGCTGTTAATGGTTCATAGCCAGGACTGCGTGCACTGtttgattttaatttaatttagctgTCTACCCCTGCTTACCTTGCTTTTTTTTATACTGTCTCATCTGTATGGTTAAAATAGCCTGCTTGACATGCGCCTTGTAAGAGCATTGTGGTTGGTTTGTGAAGGTCATTTTTTGTGTTTGATATTTTTATGATGTTTCCCCTtctaggattttttttctttttttataataaacaccacaaaaaaatcaaatcaaaaaacATTTGCGGCCACTATATTTTATGATCAAATAAAGTAAATggctacaaaaaagaaaagaactcgGGATGAAGGAACTCAATATACTGGTGTCCACGTAGCTTACTTTTAAGTCGTTCAGGAAAATTTGAACTGTTTTCAAAACCTGTCCATCTACTGAATGTTCGAACAATacaattttgttttcaaaaacaaaaaaattcaaaaaacCTAATTGTCCTTAATTAGCACAGACCCTTTGTTAGTGTCGGCCTGAAGTATACATGGCTCCATACCCATGTTCAAATTTCAATAGCACCACTTAAAGAGGGATGTCTTTCTGGCGCTTCAGTAGTCCTCTCAGGCTCATCCAAATGAGGCTGCAGCAGACCTAATAGCATGTATGACTACAGCATTTGGCCAATCTCTAGATTTCACAACTGTACATAGCTTTTCCGTCATTAAGCGTTGAGCAATACTTGTGTAAGCTTGTCTAAATAGGTGACTAAATATGACCTGTTTTGCTGCAGTATGTCAATAAAATAGTTCTTTCCTTCAAACAAagttggtatttttttttttattattatttctcatGTGACATTAAAAAGGAAATATCTAGAACTAACCTAAAATGTTGTTCAAAAAACTGTTCTAGGTTTTTAAACTACAAATACTTTGCATGCAGAATCTTGAAGTCCGAATGATGAATTTTAACATTGTCTGTTCTcccaaaagaaaaatcacaactTTAATTGCTAACTGTCAATAAATTGTGTATAAACCCTTATTGACTTGCATGACAAATTTGAATTTACTGAGCagaaatatgtgtgtttctacaaAACAAAATTATACATAGTGTCCTGAGGACAGTGGGAAATCCCTTTAATCACAAGATTGAATTTTATTTTACCATGCCGTAAAATTTTAAATGATTTAGTTTCAAATATTTGCCATTTCTATGAAAATTTGTATGATGGTAAAAGATGACTGCAAAGTTAATAAAGGTTTATGCACAGTTTTCTGCAAATCCAAGtgccaaacaaacaaccaaGCCCAACAAATGTTTGTAACCTGTcaaggtttctttttttttttgtctgaaaaaAGGTTATGCATCTCCAAATACTTTCCAATTTCTCAAATGTTTTGTTCAAATACTACCACCAAAGGGAGTTCTTGATTCTCACATGGTGTTATTAGGAGAGTAACCATGATCTCACACCAAAGACCTGtacttgcagtgtgtgtgtgtgagatttactccccccccccccgtcgaCGTAATTCAGGCCTGCAGAGTACTTGAGTTTGATGCAAAGACTCGCTGGCTGCATTATAAAGCGAAAcagagcaaaggagaggaggCAAAAAACCTAGAACTCACCGCAAACCAAAGGTAAACTAAACCCCAAACCTACCTCAGTAGTGTCTGCTGGCACTGTCTTTACACTCATTGGTTCACATACATGTAAGTATAAAAGAACACTAGTTTCTTGCACCATCAAAACCCTTAGACATTAAGAGACAACAacattagcaaaaaaaaaaaatattcaactAGTGTACCGACTGTAGTCAGAATGTACCAATTCAACTCTTGCTGAAAAAGTAGGTCAGGCATGACTAAATTTATAACAATTAATGATTAGTATAGATTACATGCTTATTATTATTCATCAAACAATATTGGTTAATTAAAACTTTTAATGCTTAAAAGCAGTTGGATGTAGGTCTTTCCTGTAGCCTCTTGCAGCTCACTTCTAGTTGACGGGGTgatttgattattgattatgtTCTCTCTTCTATCTGCAGGCAGCGAGTCCCAGTTGTCACAGGTCTCAGGCTCTCAGGCCACAGGTAGGTAGCAGACTGGGATTGGCTTAGCACTACTACACCCCCTCATGACCCGTTGAGGTAAGGTATGATGGAAAAGAATAGTGCTGGAACTAGTGATGGGCTGGTATGTGTTTAACAAAGGCAGTGTGAGTCTATTTTATCATAGTTGAAACCTTATGGTGACTTACTATTACTGTGAAACATGGCCAGCTGGAGATGGTGAATGGTCGTCACATGATTTAACCTAGAAAGAATGCATTTCGGGGACAGAATGTCTGAGTTGGTATACCAAACGAAATGTGACATTTCACTCGTATGGATGTAGGCTAGCAACATAGGACCACTAAATCAATGGCcagctgtgaaatgtttttttttaaagtaacaatttgccactttttgaggtatggtcttataggcaactagttttggtcccatcctcaaattaattttgatggcttatggtcatgtgaaagtcggataaacacctgtgtctcccactagccatccaggatatgccctatgtagtcctgtgtaccgggctggaatatgctgcaaaaatttaaaaaacactttcacagcatgacactgCCAGCTATAccaccaaaagacaccagttagtgtgttggcaccagtcagtgtcaactgggctgttggtggtgtttgcaagttttttgcatgccttttaggtggttagcttgctagttttggaacagaactctttATTGCTGctctaaattatttatttattaattttagaTCTACTGTAATGTCAGACTAATGCATTGGCAGCCATCGCTTGTAAGGTTACTTGCTATGTTTACCTTTGGGTCATTCCAGAATATAGCCAATTACGTATACTGGTAATCAGTAGACCACTATACCAGTACCTTTTAAAACCGTAACTGCTTGGTCACTTAgaggttttttttatctcttcctATTGGATTGGGGTAACGTGAACTTAGTCTCTGGACCGTTTCCGTGGACCAcccatgtttaatgttttgatttGGGGTTATGGGTAACTCATGGTAGACAAAGAAGCTTACTGTTATTATGCATTATTCAATAAAACTAAACGTTTGCGCTCGTCATTGGAATCTCACTTCTCACTGAATTTGGA
Above is a window of Clupea harengus chromosome 14, Ch_v2.0.2, whole genome shotgun sequence DNA encoding:
- the khdrbs1a gene encoding KH domain-containing, RNA-binding, signal transduction-associated protein 1a, which translates into the protein MDTTPKDTRKVKKPKMEDESKYLPELLAEKDSLDASFTHAMKLLNEEIERIQKGEPKKEAETYLDLFSTKNVRVKERVLIPIKQYPRFNFVGKILGPQGNTIKRLQEETGAKISVLGRGSMRDKNKEEELRKGGEPKYAHLAMELHVFIEVYAPIPEAYLRMAHAMEEVKKFLVPVDNVEDIHQEQFMEMGYLNGNQDQGGRGRGGPPGRGRGAPPPQMSVPRGRGMLQRGAGPRGGAQRGGPGRGGAVRGAPSGRGGPPPSAPPGRGGAATRARPSAPPPQRMLPSSALSHQHQHQQQQPQHQHQHPAAPESYEEYPYEETYPEGAYEGYEYSHYSQPPQAETEYYDYGHGEAQETYESYAEDDWEGGWAAGGGGKPAAGRQNKNAPRAHPYSRPF